Proteins encoded within one genomic window of Mycolicibacterium aubagnense:
- a CDS encoding acyltransferase family protein, with protein sequence MSVVPSGEIKALSGLRIVAAVWVVLFHFRPLLRQASPPLSEALAPILDCGAQGVDLFFILSGFVLTWNYLERMGPAWSTRATLHFLWLRLARVWPVYLVTMHLAVAWIIFTLNVGDFPSQAAATLTGPNYLRQLFLVQLWVVPFFDNSSWDGPAWSISAEWLAYLLFGLLVIVLFRVARASRARALLWLAFAATLPPLLFLAATGEFYTPWSWLPRIVLQFTAGALACAAVRKLNLTDRGRTLAGVLSVALLGLIVGLVYWFDAHPVPTIRDDFGLVDIFFLPLVVALSVGAGTLPALLSARVMVYGGKISFSLYMVHELVHQSWNWAAAQYRIDMSPSWGTKFVVLALLAGSFAGAVLLFHYVEEPARHWMRRMVGPADNSKAVAGQRKLQAISDDDVKRAERAG encoded by the coding sequence ATGAGTGTTGTGCCGAGCGGTGAGATCAAGGCACTGTCCGGCCTGCGCATCGTTGCCGCAGTGTGGGTGGTGTTGTTCCACTTCCGCCCGCTGCTGCGTCAGGCTTCTCCGCCGCTGAGCGAGGCCCTCGCCCCGATACTCGACTGCGGCGCCCAAGGCGTCGACCTGTTCTTCATCCTCAGCGGATTCGTGCTGACGTGGAACTACCTCGAGCGCATGGGGCCCGCGTGGTCGACGCGCGCGACACTGCATTTCCTGTGGTTGCGGCTGGCCCGAGTGTGGCCGGTCTACCTGGTCACGATGCATCTGGCCGTCGCCTGGATCATCTTCACCCTCAACGTCGGCGACTTCCCGTCGCAGGCTGCGGCCACCCTCACCGGTCCCAACTATCTGCGCCAGCTGTTCCTGGTCCAGCTGTGGGTGGTGCCGTTCTTCGACAACTCCAGCTGGGACGGCCCCGCGTGGTCGATCAGCGCGGAATGGCTGGCCTATCTGCTGTTCGGGTTGTTGGTCATCGTGCTGTTCCGCGTCGCCCGGGCCAGCCGGGCGCGTGCCCTGCTGTGGCTGGCCTTCGCCGCAACGTTGCCGCCGCTGCTCTTCCTGGCCGCGACCGGCGAGTTCTACACGCCCTGGAGCTGGCTGCCGCGGATCGTCCTGCAGTTCACGGCAGGTGCCCTCGCGTGCGCCGCGGTGCGCAAGCTGAACCTGACCGACCGCGGCCGAACCCTCGCCGGCGTGCTGTCAGTGGCACTGCTCGGCCTCATCGTGGGCCTCGTGTACTGGTTCGACGCGCATCCGGTCCCGACGATCCGTGATGACTTTGGCCTCGTCGACATCTTCTTCCTGCCGCTGGTGGTGGCTTTGTCGGTCGGCGCCGGAACCCTGCCCGCACTGCTGTCGGCCCGGGTCATGGTCTACGGCGGCAAGATCTCGTTCAGCCTGTACATGGTCCACGAACTGGTGCACCAGAGCTGGAACTGGGCCGCGGCGCAGTACCGAATCGACATGTCCCCGAGCTGGGGGACCAAGTTCGTCGTGCTGGCCCTGCTGGCGGGGTCCTTCGCGGGGGCGGTGCTGCTGTTCCATTACGTCGAAGAACCGGCGCGGCACTGGATGCGCCGCATGGTCGGCCCCGCGGACAATTCGAAAGCTGTTGCAGGACAACGTAAACTGCAGGCGATATCTGACGACGACGTCAAGCGCGCTGAACGGGCGGGCTGA